A stretch of [Clostridium] scindens DNA encodes these proteins:
- a CDS encoding sodium ion-translocating decarboxylase subunit beta: protein MEYITTTLGNLVHQTAFFSLTWGNVIMIAVACFFLYLAIRHGFEPLLLVPIAFGMLLVNIYPDIMLHAEDAANGTGGLLYYFYLLDEWSILPSLIFLGVGAMTDFGPLIANPKSFLLGAAAQFGIFAAYLGAMWMGFSDKAAAAISIIGGADGPTSIFLAGKLQQTAILGPIAVAAYSYMSLVPIIQPPIMKLLTTEKERKIKMEQLRPVSKLERILFPIIVTIVVCAILPTTAPLVGMLMLGNLFRESGVVRQLTETASNALMYIVVILLGTSVGATTSAEAFLNLDTLKIVALGLAAFIFGTAAGVLFGKLMCFFTHGKVNPLIGSAGVSAVPMAARVSQKVGAEADPTNFLLMHAMGPNVAGVIGTAVAAGTFMAIFGVGI from the coding sequence ATGGAATATATAACAACAACATTAGGAAACCTCGTGCATCAGACAGCATTTTTCAGTCTTACATGGGGCAATGTAATTATGATTGCAGTTGCATGCTTTTTCCTATACCTGGCAATCAGACATGGGTTTGAACCTCTGCTCCTGGTACCAATTGCGTTTGGTATGCTGCTCGTAAATATCTATCCGGATATTATGCTGCATGCGGAAGATGCAGCCAATGGAACCGGCGGACTTCTCTACTACTTCTATCTTCTGGATGAGTGGTCGATCCTTCCGTCCTTGATCTTCCTTGGCGTAGGCGCTATGACAGACTTCGGGCCTCTGATTGCGAATCCTAAGAGCTTCCTTCTGGGAGCGGCAGCGCAGTTTGGAATCTTTGCCGCTTACCTTGGGGCAATGTGGATGGGATTCTCAGATAAAGCGGCAGCGGCGATCTCCATCATAGGAGGAGCGGACGGGCCGACATCCATCTTCCTGGCCGGAAAACTTCAGCAGACGGCGATATTAGGACCAATCGCGGTTGCGGCATATTCCTATATGTCGCTAGTCCCGATTATCCAGCCGCCGATCATGAAGCTTCTGACGACGGAAAAAGAACGGAAGATTAAGATGGAGCAGTTAAGGCCTGTTTCCAAGCTGGAACGAATCCTCTTCCCGATCATCGTTACGATCGTGGTATGCGCAATCCTTCCTACGACGGCTCCGCTGGTAGGCATGCTGATGCTTGGCAACCTGTTCCGCGAGTCTGGAGTAGTAAGGCAGCTTACCGAGACGGCATCCAATGCATTGATGTATATCGTAGTAATCTTGCTGGGAACCTCTGTAGGCGCGACCACAAGCGCGGAGGCATTCCTTAATCTGGACACGCTCAAGATCGTGGCCCTGGGACTTGCAGCATTTATATTCGGAACAGCTGCCGGGGTATTGTTCGGAAAACTGATGTGTTTCTTTACTCATGGAAAGGTAAACCCGCTGATCGGCTCAGCAGGCGTATCTGCGGTTCCGATGGCAGCCAGGGTATCCCAGAAGGTGGGAGCGGAGGCAGATCCGACCAACTTCCTTCTGATGCATGCGATGGGGCCAAATGTGGCGGGCGTTATCGGCACGGCAGTTGCGGCCGGTACATTCATGGCGATCTTTGGCGTAGGCATATAA
- a CDS encoding biotin/lipoyl-containing protein, which produces MKNYTITVNGNVYDVTVEEKGAGAAPQAPRAAAPATAPKAAPAAPKAAAPAAGAGSIQVKAGAAGKVFKLEASVGQSVKKGDAVVIIEAMKMEIPVVAPEDGTVASIDVAVGDAVESGAVLATLN; this is translated from the coding sequence ATGAAAAATTATACAATCACAGTTAATGGCAACGTATATGATGTAACCGTAGAGGAAAAGGGAGCAGGAGCAGCACCACAAGCGCCAAGAGCGGCAGCACCTGCCACAGCGCCTAAGGCAGCGCCAGCAGCTCCAAAGGCAGCGGCACCTGCGGCAGGAGCAGGCTCTATCCAGGTAAAGGCAGGAGCTGCCGGCAAAGTATTCAAGCTGGAAGCAAGCGTTGGACAGAGTGTAAAGAAGGGCGACGCAGTCGTAATTATTGAAGCAATGAAAATGGAAATCCCAGTTGTGGCACCGGAAGACGGAACGGTAGCAAGCATTGATGTAGCTGTAGGAGATGCAGTAGAATCAGGCGCAGTATTGGCTACTTTAAACTAG
- a CDS encoding OadG family transporter subunit, giving the protein MRKKISLLLCVLAAMLCFTACGSSKEAVEYDEASMEQVTEFLIEYCSNADDAMMEQWSDMSEFNMNLQLTQAGLPIEPGSFISTMDAWKAAVKECGDYVSHGDYTYEASGKEVKVSTEAEFKDRDATITFVFDDRLYLDSMTVDAEYTTGEILEKAGLNTVLGMGTVFVVLIFISLIISLFRFIPAIENAFKRKPAAEMKKESVPAKEPAAKEAQVSETDDTELIAVISAAIAAAEGTSTDGFIVRSIRRRPSNKWNS; this is encoded by the coding sequence GTGAGGAAAAAAATTAGCTTATTACTCTGTGTACTTGCAGCAATGCTCTGCTTTACCGCATGCGGAAGCAGCAAAGAGGCGGTTGAATATGATGAAGCCAGCATGGAACAAGTGACAGAATTCTTGATTGAATATTGCTCCAATGCCGATGATGCCATGATGGAGCAGTGGAGCGACATGTCTGAGTTCAACATGAACCTGCAGCTGACGCAGGCAGGCCTTCCGATCGAGCCGGGGAGTTTTATCTCCACCATGGATGCATGGAAGGCTGCTGTGAAGGAATGCGGCGATTATGTGAGCCATGGCGACTATACCTATGAGGCTTCCGGCAAGGAAGTAAAGGTATCTACAGAGGCAGAGTTCAAAGACCGTGACGCGACGATCACGTTCGTATTTGACGATAGGCTGTATCTGGACAGCATGACCGTCGATGCCGAATATACGACGGGCGAGATATTGGAAAAAGCAGGACTTAATACGGTGCTTGGAATGGGAACAGTGTTTGTGGTATTGATTTTCATTTCGCTGATTATCTCCTTATTCAGATTTATCCCTGCGATTGAAAATGCATTCAAGAGAAAACCGGCAGCGGAGATGAAAAAGGAAAGCGTGCCTGCAAAAGAACCGGCAGCGAAAGAGGCACAGGTTTCTGAAACAGATGATACAGAGTTGATTGCGGTGATTTCAGCAGCGATCGCAGCAGCGGAAGGCACCAGCACGGATGGATTCATTGTGCGAAGCATCAGACGCCGTCCATCGAATAAATGGAATTCATAA
- a CDS encoding acyl-CoA carboxylase subunit beta: protein MGNMATENAAGARISSLLDAGSFVEIGGAVTARNTDFNMQQKETPADGVITGYGVIDGNLVYVYSQDASVLGGAMGEMHAKKIANIYDMAMKMGAPVIGLVDCAGFRLQEATDALEAFGSLYLKQTMASGVIPQITAIFGNCGGGLSVVPALSDFTFMEKGAGKLFVNSPNAIPGNTAAKLDTSSAEFQSEKSGLVDEIGSEEEILESIRSLVCMLPCNNEEDASYDECADDLNRVCEGIENAAEDTAIALTQISDSQIFFEAKKHYAKDMVTGFIRLNGMTVGAVANRSKVYNEEAEVVEEFDGSLSAKGAEKAADFITFCDAFNIPVLTLTNVSGFKAGKYEEKHLAKDTARLAYAFANATVPKVNVIIGKAYGSAYVAMNSKSIGADMVYAWPDAEIGMMEASLAAKIMYADSDADTIKEKAAEYKELQSSPLSAARRGYVDTIIEPADTRKYVIGAFEMLFTKREDRPMKKHGTV from the coding sequence ATGGGCAACATGGCAACAGAAAATGCAGCAGGCGCAAGAATCAGTTCTTTGCTTGATGCAGGCAGCTTTGTTGAGATCGGCGGGGCAGTAACTGCCAGAAATACGGATTTCAACATGCAACAAAAAGAAACTCCGGCTGACGGCGTAATAACCGGCTATGGAGTGATTGATGGGAATTTGGTGTATGTGTACAGCCAGGATGCATCCGTATTAGGCGGTGCGATGGGCGAGATGCATGCTAAGAAGATTGCGAATATCTACGATATGGCAATGAAGATGGGTGCGCCAGTGATAGGCCTTGTTGATTGTGCCGGCTTCAGGCTCCAGGAAGCGACGGATGCGCTGGAGGCTTTTGGAAGCCTCTATCTGAAGCAGACCATGGCTTCAGGCGTGATTCCGCAGATTACAGCGATTTTTGGCAACTGTGGAGGAGGACTCTCCGTGGTTCCGGCACTGTCTGATTTTACCTTCATGGAAAAAGGCGCAGGAAAGCTATTCGTGAATTCGCCCAATGCGATTCCCGGCAATACGGCTGCTAAGCTGGACACGTCTTCTGCAGAATTCCAGAGCGAGAAGTCTGGCCTTGTAGATGAGATCGGATCAGAGGAGGAGATTCTTGAGAGTATTCGCTCCCTGGTCTGCATGCTGCCATGTAATAATGAAGAAGATGCGTCTTATGATGAATGCGCGGATGACTTGAACCGTGTCTGCGAAGGGATCGAGAATGCAGCTGAGGATACGGCGATTGCCTTGACACAGATATCCGACAGCCAGATCTTCTTCGAGGCAAAGAAGCACTATGCAAAAGATATGGTCACCGGCTTCATCCGTCTGAACGGCATGACGGTGGGCGCTGTGGCAAACCGTTCAAAAGTATATAACGAAGAGGCAGAAGTCGTAGAAGAGTTTGACGGCTCCCTGTCTGCGAAAGGAGCAGAGAAGGCCGCTGACTTTATTACATTCTGCGATGCCTTCAATATTCCGGTACTTACCCTTACCAACGTGTCTGGATTCAAGGCAGGCAAGTACGAAGAAAAGCACCTGGCCAAAGATACGGCAAGACTTGCGTACGCGTTTGCCAATGCGACGGTCCCGAAGGTAAACGTCATCATCGGAAAAGCCTACGGTAGCGCATATGTAGCCATGAACAGCAAGTCTATCGGAGCGGACATGGTATATGCATGGCCGGATGCCGAGATTGGCATGATGGAAGCCTCTCTTGCGGCCAAGATCATGTATGCGGATTCCGATGCAGACACGATCAAGGAAAAAGCGGCAGAATATAAAGAATTGCAGTCAAGCCCATTATCTGCAGCAAGAAGAGGATATGTGGACACCATCATCGAGCCGGCGGATACGAGAAAATATGTAATCGGAGCATTCGAGATGTTGTTCACAAAAAGAGAAGACCGTCCGATGAAAAAGCATGGTACGGTTTAG
- a CDS encoding peptide MFS transporter encodes METAVSKKKRPFGFYVCAIGFTFERCAFYTVKYLLAIWIATNAAGGGLGLTDADASLVAALFVAFTYITPVIGGYVADYWLSPRICVAAGMILMGLGYLCTWRADSMFLVWMMIILVSIGTGLFKGNLSGVNGLLFEDKDELNSAFSIQYSFVNIGSFIGTTFIAILPVTFGFSFNFVFLLCAIFLFADAIWFISNQRFLGNAGKKPFKNDQRQFVSKGKKEAEENKPLTSGDKKRIAAIILVTLFSVVFWIVWYMAYMPAYYYFGWGNGENFLNHANWMIGSFHVPTSWFDSVNALTCIVLGPVFALLWARMAIRPQGDISMFKKTAIGMILVGVAFVVMVCADIVRGDGQCSLLWIVLVSLLMSIGEMVFSPLGNSFITMLAPAKVMGALLGFWPIAVFFATLIYPKLYAYLKTVPFQIGYGIVAAVVIVMGIILWLLSSRLDQLAKAE; translated from the coding sequence ATGGAAACTGCAGTTAGCAAAAAGAAACGCCCCTTTGGCTTCTACGTATGCGCCATAGGCTTTACATTCGAACGCTGCGCGTTCTATACAGTCAAATATCTCCTGGCAATCTGGATTGCTACCAATGCCGCTGGAGGCGGCCTGGGACTTACAGATGCAGATGCCTCCCTTGTGGCTGCGCTCTTCGTGGCCTTCACTTATATCACGCCTGTCATTGGCGGATATGTGGCGGATTACTGGCTTAGCCCGAGAATTTGCGTTGCCGCCGGCATGATCCTGATGGGACTGGGCTATCTATGCACCTGGAGAGCTGATTCTATGTTCCTGGTATGGATGATGATCATACTCGTGTCCATAGGCACGGGACTCTTTAAAGGGAACCTATCCGGCGTAAACGGACTGCTGTTCGAGGATAAGGATGAACTCAACAGCGCCTTTTCTATCCAATATTCATTCGTGAATATCGGATCGTTCATCGGCACGACGTTTATCGCCATCCTGCCGGTAACGTTTGGATTTAGCTTTAATTTTGTATTTCTTCTGTGCGCCATCTTTCTATTTGCAGATGCCATCTGGTTTATCTCCAACCAGCGCTTTTTAGGCAATGCGGGGAAAAAGCCATTTAAGAACGACCAGCGCCAGTTCGTAAGCAAGGGCAAGAAAGAAGCAGAAGAAAACAAGCCCTTGACTTCCGGGGACAAGAAGCGCATTGCCGCCATCATTCTTGTGACCTTGTTCTCCGTCGTTTTCTGGATCGTCTGGTATATGGCATATATGCCCGCCTACTACTACTTTGGCTGGGGAAACGGCGAGAATTTCCTCAACCACGCCAACTGGATGATTGGCTCCTTCCACGTTCCTACCTCCTGGTTCGACTCCGTAAATGCCCTGACCTGCATCGTACTGGGTCCGGTCTTTGCCCTTCTGTGGGCCAGGATGGCCATTCGCCCGCAAGGAGACATCAGCATGTTCAAAAAAACAGCGATCGGCATGATCCTCGTAGGCGTTGCTTTCGTAGTCATGGTCTGCGCGGACATCGTAAGAGGCGATGGCCAGTGCTCCCTTCTGTGGATCGTTCTGGTATCCCTTCTGATGTCCATCGGAGAGATGGTATTCTCGCCTCTTGGGAATTCCTTTATCACCATGCTGGCTCCGGCCAAAGTCATGGGCGCGCTTCTCGGGTTCTGGCCAATTGCCGTATTTTTCGCGACGCTGATCTATCCGAAGCTCTATGCGTACCTTAAGACCGTTCCCTTCCAGATCGGTTATGGGATCGTGGCTGCCGTCGTCATTGTGATGGGAATCATCCTCTGGCTGTTAAGCAGCAGGCTCGATCAGCTGGCTAAGGCAGAATAG